One Chengkuizengella sediminis DNA segment encodes these proteins:
- a CDS encoding gamma-glutamylcyclotransferase family protein, whose product MKPIFVYGSLMKKAMYGAYEHFLKGNTEKEVSGTIQGKMHVVAKYPAVIEGEGEIVGELMYIKHQKYRAVLKSLDIFEEYMEGKPEKSMYLRKSKIVSTDLNEKVEAWVYIWNQSVEDLIKVEDGDWIKHSMVDF is encoded by the coding sequence ATGAAACCTATTTTTGTGTATGGCTCATTAATGAAAAAAGCTATGTACGGTGCATACGAACATTTTTTAAAAGGGAATACGGAAAAAGAGGTAAGTGGAACAATACAAGGAAAGATGCATGTGGTTGCTAAATACCCTGCTGTGATTGAAGGGGAAGGTGAAATTGTAGGAGAGTTAATGTATATAAAGCATCAAAAGTATAGGGCAGTATTAAAAAGCTTGGATATTTTTGAAGAGTATATGGAGGGAAAACCTGAAAAAAGCATGTATCTAAGAAAATCTAAAATAGTGAGCACAGATTTAAATGAAAAAGTAGAAGCATGGGTATATATTTGGAATCAAAGTGTTGAAGATCTAATTAAAGTTGAGGATGGGGATTGGATTAAACACAGCATGGTTGATTTTTAA
- a CDS encoding MDR family MFS transporter has product MLQRLRSINPVSKSIIFGTLFTRAATFMTMPFLAIYLSVVHGISPVMIGVILGVSAFTRIPGSFIGGNLSDRYGRENVMLISIFVWAFVFLGFALATHVFMFFILNALNGLCSSFFEPSSRALLSDVTKQKNKLLVFNLRYAAINVGAAVGPLVGFLIGSSKSTITFVITAIVYLLYAISLLYILPKHRDSNKKIETKEKITMMKALSALRQDLVFLVAVIAFIFGVIGYSQFGSTMPQFFKNATYFENGVALYTSLIILNAITVLVVQYPVTRIGKRFSPIISIMLGTLTTSIGLFGVGLFESIYLIGLSMIIFTIGEVMMFTMYDLFVDQIADPSMKGTYFGAMGFTSLGGSVGPLIGGVLLGAFGFGAPVIVFGILALISAIGFPLFIYVNVLMKKTKRNLDYSL; this is encoded by the coding sequence ATGTTACAAAGACTTAGATCAATTAACCCTGTAAGTAAAAGTATTATATTTGGAACTCTTTTCACTCGTGCAGCTACCTTTATGACCATGCCTTTTCTTGCTATTTATTTATCGGTGGTTCATGGAATAAGCCCTGTAATGATAGGAGTGATCTTAGGAGTTAGTGCATTTACGAGAATTCCTGGTAGTTTTATAGGTGGAAATCTATCGGATCGATACGGACGAGAAAATGTAATGCTCATTTCAATTTTTGTATGGGCTTTTGTTTTTTTAGGTTTTGCTTTAGCCACTCATGTCTTTATGTTTTTTATTTTAAACGCACTTAATGGATTATGCAGTTCCTTTTTTGAACCCTCCTCAAGAGCATTATTATCTGATGTGACAAAACAGAAAAATAAACTACTCGTTTTTAATTTAAGATATGCAGCGATTAACGTTGGTGCTGCAGTAGGACCACTAGTTGGATTTTTAATAGGGAGCTCTAAATCCACCATAACTTTTGTCATCACTGCGATCGTATATTTGTTGTATGCAATCTCCTTATTATATATTTTACCAAAACATAGGGACTCAAATAAAAAAATAGAAACAAAAGAAAAAATAACAATGATGAAAGCTTTGAGTGCATTGCGACAAGACTTAGTTTTTCTAGTAGCAGTTATTGCCTTCATATTTGGGGTAATCGGTTATTCTCAATTTGGTTCTACAATGCCACAATTTTTTAAAAATGCTACTTATTTTGAAAATGGAGTTGCCTTATATACTTCTCTCATTATTTTAAACGCGATTACGGTACTCGTTGTCCAGTATCCTGTGACTCGTATTGGCAAAAGGTTCTCGCCAATTATTTCAATCATGTTAGGCACACTTACAACCTCTATCGGATTATTTGGAGTTGGTCTATTTGAATCTATCTATTTAATCGGACTATCTATGATCATCTTTACGATTGGTGAAGTCATGATGTTTACGATGTATGACCTGTTTGTTGATCAGATTGCTGATCCTTCAATGAAGGGAACTTATTTTGGAGCGATGGGATTCACCTCACTGGGTGGTTCTGTAGGACCTTTAATAGGTGGGGTATTATTAGGTGCATTTGGTTTTGGGGCACCTGTCATTGTTTTTGGTATCTTAGCCTTAATTAGTGCAATTGGATTTCCCCTCTTCATATATGTGAATGTACTAATGAAAAAAACAAAACGAAATTTAGATTATTCATTGTAA
- the trxA gene encoding thioredoxin — translation MGAVVLNKKNFDQTISQGVTLVDFWAPWCGPCKTQLPIVDELAEELKGKVNIGKVNVDENPELAALYAVQSIPTLLIFENGEVVDKMIGLQSKDVLTEKLTQTIG, via the coding sequence ATGGGAGCAGTTGTTTTAAATAAAAAAAACTTTGATCAAACCATATCACAAGGAGTTACTTTAGTTGATTTTTGGGCTCCTTGGTGTGGTCCTTGTAAAACCCAATTGCCTATAGTAGATGAATTAGCAGAAGAGTTAAAAGGCAAAGTGAACATTGGTAAAGTGAATGTGGATGAAAACCCTGAATTAGCTGCGTTATATGCAGTGCAAAGCATCCCAACATTATTAATTTTTGAAAACGGTGAGGTTGTTGATAAAATGATTGGGTTACAAAGTAAGGATGTTTTAACTGAAAAACTAACTCAAACCATTGGTTAA
- a CDS encoding Crp/Fnr family transcriptional regulator gives MDKLSYLSQISVFDELPMEDLMELDKMAPMSTIKKNTIIQTPEKYREGMYFLKEGKLRLYKINAEGKQFTLGILGKGNVFGEIDSFSFGTKDVFIETIEDTLLCSLSKTHFEKFIEKHPKLALRFLKALSDRLRDRDAMLEKLAFGDIRTRILHLLLKLSEQFGIKDGDYYKIDLPLTHQELANMIGATRESVSVLLKDLVKEEIIRTGRKSIHLKIELAKEHLELSGG, from the coding sequence ATGGATAAGTTATCGTATTTATCTCAAATAAGTGTTTTTGATGAACTACCGATGGAAGATTTGATGGAGCTTGATAAAATGGCTCCGATGTCCACCATTAAAAAAAATACAATTATACAAACACCTGAGAAATATCGTGAAGGTATGTATTTTCTTAAGGAAGGCAAATTAAGACTCTATAAAATTAATGCAGAAGGAAAACAGTTTACTTTAGGTATTTTAGGTAAAGGAAATGTATTTGGAGAAATTGATTCTTTTTCATTTGGTACAAAGGATGTTTTTATTGAAACAATAGAGGATACATTATTATGTTCTTTAAGTAAAACTCATTTCGAAAAATTTATTGAGAAACATCCAAAATTGGCTTTAAGATTTTTAAAAGCTTTAAGTGATCGTTTAAGAGATCGAGATGCAATGCTGGAAAAACTCGCTTTTGGAGATATTCGCACACGTATTTTACATTTATTGCTTAAACTTTCAGAGCAGTTTGGCATTAAAGATGGAGATTATTATAAGATTGATCTGCCTTTGACACATCAAGAGTTAGCAAACATGATTGGGGCAACGAGAGAATCCGTCAGTGTATTATTAAAGGATTTAGTGAAAGAAGAAATCATACGTACAGGAAGAAAATCTATTCATCTTAAAATAGAATTAGCAAAAGAACATTTAGAATTAAGCGGTGGATAG
- the argS gene encoding arginine--tRNA ligase: MLKETIANILKDVILLSTEEIEQLLEVPPNAELGDIAFPCFILAKKYKKNPTIIAAELVEQLKNDLKLENINIHSQGAYINFFFENNVWSEKLLNSILQEDFTKMDIGKNERIIIDMSSPNIAKPFGIGHLRSTMIGNALYHIYKVAGYDAVRVNHLGDWGTQFGKQITAYKRWGDQQKMKDNAIHECLQLYVKFHEEAEQDPELEKEARIWFKKLEEGDEEAIKLWNYFIELSLKEFKLMYEKLGVDFDHYLGESFYNDKMEPVVIELKEKGLLEKSEGAMVVRLDELDMPPCLILKSDGTTIYPTRDLATAIYRHEQMKGSKILYVVGAEQQLHFKQVFAVLDKIGKGWSNDCEHISFGLMKFEGKKMSTRRGKVIFLEKVLEEAVSKAKEIINQKNPDLFNKDEVAEAIGIGSVIFNDLKNNRIQEVDFSLEDALNFEGETGAYVQCTYARIQSLLEKGEWKESWINDHLNPVDGKYLNDPSSWTLSKELMNFQQIIELALFKNEPSVVARYALEVAKKFNRYYNNVRINVDDMNEKKSKLVLTYATGKILKQVLQCLGLKSPSKI; this comes from the coding sequence ATGCTAAAAGAGACCATTGCTAACATATTAAAGGATGTTATATTACTAAGCACAGAAGAAATTGAACAATTGCTTGAAGTTCCACCAAATGCAGAACTAGGAGATATTGCTTTCCCTTGTTTTATATTAGCTAAAAAGTACAAAAAAAATCCAACAATTATAGCTGCAGAATTGGTAGAACAATTAAAAAATGATCTAAAACTTGAAAATATCAACATACACTCTCAAGGAGCATACATTAATTTTTTCTTTGAAAACAATGTATGGTCAGAAAAATTATTGAATTCTATTTTACAAGAAGATTTTACAAAGATGGATATTGGCAAAAATGAGCGTATTATAATTGACATGTCTTCACCTAACATTGCCAAACCTTTTGGAATTGGACACCTTCGTTCCACTATGATTGGAAATGCTTTGTATCACATATATAAAGTTGCAGGGTATGATGCTGTAAGAGTGAATCATTTGGGTGACTGGGGAACCCAGTTTGGTAAACAAATCACAGCTTATAAACGTTGGGGAGATCAACAAAAAATGAAAGATAACGCGATCCATGAATGCCTTCAGTTATACGTGAAATTTCATGAGGAAGCAGAACAAGATCCTGAACTTGAAAAAGAAGCACGTATATGGTTTAAGAAGCTGGAAGAGGGTGATGAGGAAGCAATAAAACTTTGGAATTATTTTATTGAATTAAGTCTTAAAGAGTTTAAACTAATGTATGAAAAACTAGGTGTAGACTTTGATCATTATTTAGGAGAAAGTTTTTATAATGACAAAATGGAACCTGTTGTAATAGAGCTTAAAGAAAAAGGTCTACTTGAAAAAAGTGAAGGGGCCATGGTTGTTCGTTTAGATGAATTAGATATGCCTCCTTGTTTAATATTAAAATCAGATGGAACTACCATTTATCCTACTAGAGATTTGGCAACAGCCATTTATCGCCATGAACAAATGAAAGGAAGTAAAATCTTATATGTAGTTGGAGCGGAACAGCAATTGCACTTTAAGCAGGTTTTTGCAGTGCTTGATAAAATCGGTAAAGGTTGGTCCAATGATTGTGAGCATATTTCTTTTGGTTTAATGAAATTTGAAGGTAAAAAGATGTCTACACGTCGCGGTAAGGTTATCTTTTTAGAAAAAGTATTAGAAGAAGCTGTTTCAAAAGCGAAAGAGATTATTAATCAAAAAAATCCTGATTTGTTTAACAAGGATGAAGTTGCTGAAGCCATTGGAATTGGATCAGTTATATTTAATGATTTGAAAAATAATCGTATACAGGAAGTGGACTTTTCACTCGAAGATGCTTTAAACTTTGAGGGGGAGACAGGAGCGTATGTTCAATGTACTTATGCTCGTATCCAAAGTTTACTTGAAAAGGGAGAGTGGAAAGAATCTTGGATAAACGATCATTTGAATCCGGTTGACGGGAAATATTTGAATGATCCTTCTTCTTGGACTTTATCTAAGGAGTTGATGAATTTTCAACAGATCATAGAACTAGCGTTATTTAAAAACGAACCTTCTGTTGTTGCACGTTACGCTTTAGAAGTTGCCAAAAAATTTAATCGCTATTATAATAATGTACGAATAAATGTTGATGATATGAACGAGAAAAAATCCAAATTGGTGCTGACGTATGCAACAGGGAAAATCCTAAAACAGGTTTTACAATGTTTAGGTCTCAAATCACCTTCAAAAATATAA
- the map gene encoding type I methionyl aminopeptidase, with the protein MIRLKNKDEISLMRESGILLAECHQQVSKLIKPGISTIEIDTFVEKYLQDHGATPEQKGFQGYPFATCGSVNDVICHGFPNETPLKEGDIVTIDFVVNLNGWLADSAWSYSVGNISEDAQKLLDTTLEALHVGIKQAQVGNRVGDISHAIQTFSELKKYSVVKEFAGHGIGKKMHEDPFIPHFGPSDQGAYLEEGMVITIEPMLNIGAPYCKLDDDGWTARTLDGSLSTQYEHTLAITKNGPFILTEL; encoded by the coding sequence ATGATAAGACTAAAAAATAAAGATGAAATCTCCTTGATGAGAGAATCAGGAATATTATTAGCGGAGTGTCATCAACAAGTTAGTAAATTAATTAAACCAGGTATTTCAACTATAGAAATAGATACATTTGTTGAAAAATACTTGCAAGATCATGGAGCCACACCAGAGCAAAAAGGTTTTCAAGGTTATCCATTTGCTACTTGTGGTTCAGTAAATGATGTCATTTGTCATGGTTTCCCTAATGAAACTCCCCTTAAAGAAGGAGATATTGTAACGATTGATTTTGTTGTTAATTTAAATGGTTGGTTAGCTGATTCAGCCTGGAGTTATTCGGTAGGCAACATTTCTGAAGATGCACAAAAATTGTTAGATACAACTTTAGAAGCACTTCATGTAGGAATAAAACAAGCCCAAGTCGGAAATCGTGTTGGGGACATATCTCACGCTATTCAAACATTCTCTGAATTAAAAAAATATAGTGTTGTGAAAGAGTTTGCAGGTCATGGGATTGGTAAAAAAATGCATGAAGATCCATTCATCCCACATTTTGGACCTTCAGATCAAGGAGCTTATCTAGAGGAAGGAATGGTAATAACTATTGAGCCCATGTTAAATATAGGAGCTCCATATTGTAAATTAGATGATGATGGTTGGACGGCACGTACACTAGACGGCTCGTTATCGACACAGTATGAACATACCTTAGCGATAACAAAAAATGGCCCTTTCATTTTAACGGAATTATAA
- a CDS encoding sensor histidine kinase: protein MFFYFIVLFIIALFLVVINPKNESNRWASAFLLFASLGGLADTIRALILPSLLRENFSNLYYLFNTIQHILDFINQTLTPYGVLIFAIVYSEFFNKKWRSLLKIVLLLPVIIMLFTTTYFPILKLNYLLLLYWVAPYYILSCFLLTFTFVTEKHPLKRKNKLITFFIIVPTILSILFFINIMRVYDPNFYFFPYVSVFIIFSLVTALFFSFRYGVLGMKVNIEKDHLNTTIKSVSSGTAILNHTLKNEIGKITLTTENLKKSLEVTNQDIDVYFNIINRASNHMQEMVDRIQDQMKDIQFKETTNGLDELIVECLENLKSDLEKKKIQINLSLIENINLFCDRTHIQEVFNNILKNAIESMPIGGSLSVVTYKTRKHIVVSIKDNGKGISSKNLKYVLDPFFTTKNKKQNYGLGLSYCYNVMQQCGGSIELYSEENMGTEVKLFFPNKMMV from the coding sequence ATGTTTTTTTATTTTATCGTATTATTTATCATTGCTTTATTTTTAGTCGTAATCAACCCAAAAAATGAGTCCAATCGATGGGCATCAGCCTTTTTGTTATTTGCAAGTTTAGGTGGCTTAGCGGATACGATAAGAGCTTTGATTTTGCCCTCACTCTTAAGAGAAAATTTTTCAAACCTATATTATTTATTTAATACAATTCAACATATATTAGATTTTATCAATCAAACATTAACACCATATGGAGTACTTATTTTTGCAATAGTCTATTCAGAGTTTTTCAATAAAAAATGGCGTTCTTTATTAAAAATAGTTCTTTTACTTCCCGTTATAATCATGTTATTTACTACAACATACTTCCCTATATTGAAATTAAATTATTTATTATTACTGTACTGGGTTGCACCTTATTATATCCTTTCATGTTTTCTATTAACCTTCACATTTGTAACTGAAAAACATCCTTTAAAAAGGAAAAATAAACTCATTACCTTTTTCATCATAGTACCTACAATTTTATCTATTCTTTTCTTTATAAACATTATGAGGGTATATGATCCTAATTTTTATTTTTTTCCTTACGTTAGTGTTTTTATTATATTTTCATTAGTCACTGCTCTTTTTTTCAGCTTTCGTTATGGGGTGTTAGGTATGAAAGTGAACATTGAGAAAGATCACTTAAATACAACAATAAAATCAGTAAGTTCTGGTACAGCTATTTTAAACCATACGTTAAAAAATGAAATTGGAAAAATCACATTAACTACAGAAAACTTAAAAAAGTCATTGGAAGTAACCAACCAAGATATTGATGTATATTTCAATATTATTAATAGAGCTTCAAACCATATGCAGGAAATGGTTGACCGCATCCAAGATCAAATGAAGGACATACAATTTAAAGAAACAACAAATGGGCTTGACGAATTAATCGTAGAGTGCTTAGAGAACTTAAAGTCAGATTTAGAGAAAAAAAAGATCCAAATAAATTTATCACTTATCGAAAATATCAATCTATTTTGTGATCGAACACATATCCAAGAAGTATTTAACAATATCTTGAAAAATGCCATAGAATCCATGCCTATAGGTGGGTCATTATCTGTCGTCACCTACAAAACCCGAAAACACATTGTTGTATCCATAAAGGATAACGGTAAAGGTATTTCTAGTAAAAATTTAAAATATGTATTAGATCCGTTTTTCACGACAAAAAATAAAAAACAAAATTATGGGTTAGGGTTATCCTACTGTTATAATGTCATGCAGCAATGTGGTGGTTCAATTGAACTGTATAGTGAAGAAAATATGGGAACAGAAGTTAAGTTGTTCTTTCCAAATAAAATGATGGTTTGA
- a CDS encoding glutaredoxin family protein: MNIQLYISDHCIACEEVIDFFNKKKIKYELINVTHDQDRFDEVLRLGGIATPLIVWDEKVIYTFDPNKFETILEGKDG, from the coding sequence TTGAACATACAGCTATATATCAGTGATCATTGCATTGCCTGTGAAGAAGTGATCGACTTTTTTAATAAAAAGAAAATAAAGTATGAATTGATTAACGTAACACACGACCAAGACCGATTTGATGAGGTGCTCCGATTAGGGGGAATTGCCACGCCTTTAATCGTATGGGATGAAAAAGTTATATACACGTTTGATCCGAATAAGTTTGAAACGATTTTGGAGGGAAAAGATGGATAA
- a CDS encoding NAD(P)-dependent alcohol dehydrogenase → MKAITCTKYGSPDVLQLKEVVKPTPKDNEVMIKVYETIVSPVDCAFRKGEPFISRFFTGLTRPKNTIPGFLLSGEIQEVGKDVKSFKKGDQVIASTMFGANAEYICLPEEGELAIKPINITYEDAAAVCDGALTALPFLRDTANIQSGQKVLINGASGSIGTSAIQLAKYYGAEVTGVCSTTNLELVKSLGADKVIDYTKEDFTKTGQTYDIIFDTVGKSSFSRCKRSLKQSGVYLSTVLTLSIILPMLWTSKIGSKKAIISFTGLRPSSEKTEDLKFLKELIEAGAIRSVIDRRYPFEQIEEAHRYVEKGHKKGSVIITLTGS, encoded by the coding sequence ATGAAAGCAATCACATGTACAAAATACGGATCACCCGATGTTCTTCAGCTCAAGGAGGTAGTAAAACCTACTCCCAAGGACAATGAAGTAATGATAAAAGTATATGAGACAATAGTATCGCCAGTGGACTGCGCCTTTCGAAAGGGTGAACCATTTATTTCAAGATTTTTCACTGGTCTCACAAGACCCAAAAATACTATACCGGGATTTTTATTATCGGGAGAAATTCAAGAAGTAGGCAAAGATGTAAAATCATTTAAGAAAGGTGACCAAGTTATTGCATCTACCATGTTTGGTGCTAATGCCGAGTATATATGTTTGCCTGAGGAAGGAGAACTGGCAATAAAACCGATTAATATAACCTACGAGGATGCGGCCGCAGTCTGTGATGGGGCATTAACTGCATTACCTTTTCTTAGAGATACGGCAAACATTCAGAGCGGACAAAAAGTTCTTATCAATGGTGCTTCTGGATCAATAGGTACTTCTGCGATACAGTTAGCCAAGTATTATGGGGCAGAAGTGACCGGGGTATGCAGTACCACAAATTTAGAATTAGTTAAATCTCTAGGGGCAGATAAGGTCATTGATTACACGAAAGAGGATTTTACCAAAACCGGTCAAACCTACGATATTATTTTTGACACGGTAGGCAAGAGTTCATTTTCACGATGTAAAAGATCGCTAAAGCAAAGTGGGGTTTATCTTTCAACTGTTCTTACGCTGTCAATTATTCTTCCAATGTTATGGACTTCAAAGATCGGCAGTAAAAAAGCAATTATTTCGTTCACAGGTTTGAGGCCATCAAGTGAAAAAACTGAAGATCTAAAATTCCTCAAAGAGCTTATAGAGGCTGGAGCGATTAGATCGGTCATTGATAGACGTTACCCATTCGAACAAATTGAAGAGGCTCACAGGTATGTCGAAAAAGGACACAAAAAAGGAAGTGTAATTATAACTTTGACAGGTAGTTAG
- the arsC gene encoding arsenate reductase (thioredoxin): MTERKLVYFLCTGNSCRSQMADGFLRALGSEKYEVKSAGLEAHGLNPRAVQVMKDAGVDISNNSSDVIDPEILNKADYVITLCGHADEHCPVISNKNVVKWHWGFEDPAKATGTEDEIMMRFREVRDSIKDRIATFVESGN; this comes from the coding sequence ATGACTGAAAGAAAATTAGTATATTTTTTATGTACAGGCAATTCATGTAGAAGTCAGATGGCTGATGGATTTTTAAGAGCTCTTGGAAGTGAAAAGTATGAAGTGAAAAGTGCTGGTTTAGAAGCACATGGTCTGAATCCGCGTGCTGTTCAAGTTATGAAAGATGCAGGCGTTGACATTAGCAACAATAGTTCTGATGTCATTGATCCTGAAATTTTAAATAAAGCAGATTATGTCATCACATTGTGCGGACATGCAGATGAACATTGCCCTGTCATTTCAAATAAAAATGTGGTCAAATGGCACTGGGGATTTGAAGATCCAGCAAAAGCAACAGGAACTGAAGATGAAATTATGATGCGGTTTAGAGAAGTGAGAGATTCCATTAAAGATAGAATTGCAACATTTGTGGAATCAGGAAATTAA
- a CDS encoding helix-turn-helix transcriptional regulator, translated as MDKCLISNNIRKLRFYHDEMTQKQLAEKVGVTRQTIVAIEKEKYSPSLELAFRIAHVFNSPLEEVFSFSLEDETK; from the coding sequence ATGGACAAATGTCTTATTAGCAACAATATTCGCAAATTACGTTTTTACCATGATGAAATGACCCAAAAACAATTGGCTGAAAAAGTGGGTGTGACAAGACAAACAATCGTAGCGATCGAAAAGGAAAAGTATTCCCCTTCTCTTGAATTGGCTTTTCGAATTGCTCACGTTTTTAACTCACCGTTGGAAGAAGTATTCTCTTTCTCTTTAGAAGATGAAACTAAATAA
- a CDS encoding response regulator transcription factor — translation MNKKIKILLVEDDLDWLQMITEFLNHEHDIQVIGKATTHEAALELVSNTEFDVVLLDINLTENQLDGIYTAVEISESNPEAKIIMLTSLNDEEIIKKAFTAGAINYVAKPDFHQLPHVIRFAFSHSHPMEVFKEEFHRLKREEQLQKLTPAEKEVFQHIEKGMTQTEIGRKLYKSESTLKNQVNKILKKLGVKSSKEAVKKVKRKGL, via the coding sequence ATGAATAAAAAAATTAAAATATTGCTAGTTGAAGACGATTTAGATTGGCTGCAAATGATTACCGAATTTTTAAATCACGAACATGATATTCAAGTGATTGGTAAAGCCACAACTCACGAAGCAGCATTAGAGCTCGTATCTAATACTGAATTTGATGTTGTTTTATTAGATATTAACTTAACTGAAAATCAACTAGATGGGATTTATACAGCTGTTGAGATCTCTGAGTCAAATCCCGAAGCTAAAATCATCATGCTTACCTCTTTAAATGACGAGGAAATTATAAAAAAAGCATTTACAGCAGGAGCAATTAATTATGTAGCTAAACCCGACTTTCATCAACTCCCACATGTCATACGTTTTGCCTTTTCTCATTCACATCCGATGGAAGTATTCAAAGAAGAGTTCCATCGTTTAAAAAGAGAAGAACAACTTCAAAAACTAACACCTGCCGAAAAAGAAGTGTTCCAACATATCGAAAAAGGCATGACACAAACGGAAATCGGAAGAAAATTATATAAATCAGAAAGTACATTAAAAAACCAAGTGAATAAAATTTTAAAAAAGCTAGGTGTAAAAAGCAGTAAGGAAGCCGTAAAAAAAGTGAAAAGAAAGGGATTATAA
- a CDS encoding NAD(P)-dependent alcohol dehydrogenase: protein MKAVVYHKYGLPNVLEVKEIAKPTPKDNEVLVRIYETIVTPTDCVTRKGTPFIIRLFNGVIRPKNTMLGAYPAGEIEAVGKNVKLLKKGDQVFGSTGTGLGAHAEYKCLPEEGVVAIKPANMTYGEAAAVPYGALTALTFLRDKANIQSGQKILIIGASGGIGTFAVQLAKYYGAEVTGICSTTNLELVKSLGADNVIDYTKEDFTKTGQTYDIIFDVVGKSSFLHCKSLLKQRGIYLSTVPTLAIMLQMLWTSKIGSKKAMFAATSFSWSQKDLNYLKELVEAGTIKSVIDRRYPLEQMVEAHRYVEKRHKKGNVVITLEHKNQT from the coding sequence ATGAAGGCTGTTGTATATCATAAATACGGTTTACCGAATGTCCTTGAAGTAAAAGAGATAGCAAAACCTACTCCCAAGGACAATGAAGTACTAGTAAGGATATATGAGACAATTGTAACACCAACTGACTGCGTCACACGAAAGGGTACCCCATTTATTATCAGACTTTTTAATGGCGTCATAAGACCCAAAAACACCATGCTTGGGGCTTACCCAGCCGGGGAAATTGAAGCGGTAGGCAAAAATGTGAAATTACTCAAAAAAGGTGACCAGGTTTTTGGATCTACCGGTACTGGTTTAGGCGCTCATGCTGAGTACAAATGTCTTCCTGAAGAAGGGGTGGTGGCAATAAAACCGGCAAATATGACCTATGGGGAAGCCGCTGCCGTCCCTTATGGAGCATTAACAGCATTGACTTTCCTTAGAGATAAGGCAAATATCCAGAGTGGACAAAAAATCCTTATCATTGGCGCTTCTGGAGGGATAGGTACTTTTGCGGTGCAGCTTGCCAAGTATTATGGTGCAGAAGTAACCGGGATATGCAGCACTACGAATTTAGAATTAGTCAAATCTTTGGGAGCCGATAACGTAATTGATTACACGAAAGAGGATTTTACCAAAACCGGCCAGACCTATGACATTATTTTTGATGTGGTAGGTAAGAGTTCATTTTTACATTGTAAAAGCTTGCTAAAGCAAAGAGGAATCTATCTATCAACTGTCCCTACGCTGGCAATAATGCTTCAAATGTTATGGACATCAAAGATCGGCAGCAAAAAAGCAATGTTTGCGGCCACAAGTTTTTCGTGGTCGCAAAAAGATTTAAATTACCTCAAAGAGCTTGTTGAGGCGGGAACGATAAAATCGGTCATAGATAGACGTTATCCTTTGGAACAAATGGTCGAAGCTCATAGGTATGTAGAAAAAAGACATAAGAAGGGAAATGTAGTGATAACTTTGGAACATAAAAACCAAACATAA